Proteins from one Sabethes cyaneus chromosome 2, idSabCyanKW18_F2, whole genome shotgun sequence genomic window:
- the LOC128736851 gene encoding uncharacterized protein LOC128736851, which translates to MNNNSLCRTPASIPSPEAPTQEVVAFVKYCREVNKDFIIGCDANAHHTLWGSTDINNRGECLLEFLSSNNIEIANRGNEPRFINAIREEVLDLTLCSPVISEKIQNWHVSDEASLSDHRHIIFEWVGGLVSQVAYRDPRKTNCDQYASELESKSLTARITSAQQLESASKVLNQTIVSTYNSYCPLKRVTSTRNVPWWNRRLERLRKMTRKLYNRAKITSDWTQYRRALTEYSKELERSKRKSWVHNCESIGSTPIVARLNKTLAKDHSNGLGTLKKDDGSFTKSPTE; encoded by the coding sequence catccctagtcCTGAGGCTCCCACTCAAGAGGTTGTGGCGTTTGTAAAATACTGTagagaagtcaacaaagactttaTCATCGGCTGTGATGCCAACGCTCATCATACTCTGTGGGGAAGTactgacatcaacaatcgaggtgagtgccttttagaatttctctcgtcaaACAATATCGAAATTGCTAATAGAGGCAATGAACCAAGATTCATAAATGCTATCAGggaggaagtcttggacctgacccTGTGCAGTCCAGTAATTTCGGAGAAAATACAGAACTGGCACGTGTCGGACGAAGCATCGCTGTCTGATCACAGGCACATTATTTTCGAATGGGTGGGTGGCCTAGTGTCACAGGTCGCATATCGAGATCCTAGGAAAACCAACTGTGATCAGTATGCGTCTGAGCTTGAATCGAAAAGCCTCACTGCAAGAATTACGTCGGCTCAACAACTTGAGTCGGCCTCAAAGGTCTTAAACCAAACGATAGTCTCTACTTATAACAGTTATTGTCCACTTAAAAGGGTTACTTCAACTAGGAATGTTCCCTGGTGGAACAGAAGACTCGAACGGCTTCGCAAAATGACGCGAAAACTGTACAATAGAGCAAAGATTACTTCGGACTGGACTCAGTATAGGAGAGCTCTAACCGAATATAGCAAAGAACTAGAACGATCAAAAAGGAAATCTTGGGTACACAATTGTGAAAGCATTGGAAGTACTCCAATTGTGGCAAGACTTAACAAAACTCTTGCTAAGGATCATTCCAACGGACTCGGTACTCTCAAGAAAGATGACGGTTCGTTCACAAAATCTCCGACTGAATGA